A portion of the Glycine max cultivar Williams 82 chromosome 10, Glycine_max_v4.0, whole genome shotgun sequence genome contains these proteins:
- the LOC100815538 gene encoding VAN3-binding protein isoform X2 has product MDKAQTEPWRPDPFHSGIFRPPETPREPMEFLSRSWSVSAHEVSKALSPALSKVTLSNGTAAVVAIPEDIAGEAEESSATVSGNPFSFASSETSQMVMERIMSQSQEVSPRTSGRLSHSSGPLNGTQSCGSLTDSPPVSPSEIDDIKYTRANNIASSLSLNFRTTATAAAPGGGKTVGRWLKDRKEKKKEETRAHNAQLHAAVSVAGVAAAIAAIAAATAATSGAGKDEQMAKTDMAVASAATLVAAQCVEAAEALGAEREHLASVVSSSVNVRSAGDIMTLTAAAATALRGAATLKARALKEVWNIAAVIPVEKNLAVAGGHNNNNNASNGNSKSSFSGELVPEENFLGICSRELLARGCELLKRTRKGDLHWKVVSVYVNRMNQVILKMKSRHVAGTITKKKKNVVLEVIKDVPAWPGRHLLEGGEDRRYFGLKTVMRGLVEFECRNQREYDVWTQGVSRLLSIAAEKNNKNRI; this is encoded by the exons ATGGACAAAGCCCAAACCGAACCCTGGCGACCCGACCCGTTTCACTCCGGCATTTTCCGGCCGCCGGAGACGCCGCGCGAGCCCATGGAGTTCCTCTCCCGTTCCTGGAGCGTCTCCGCTCACGAAGTCTCCAAAGCTCTCTCTCCGGCGCTCTCTAAAGTCACCCTCTCCAATGGCACCGCTGCCGTCGTCGCCATACCGGAAGACATCGCAGGCGAAGCAGAAGAATCCTCCGCCACCGTCTCCGGGAACCCCTTTTCCTTCGCCTCCTCCGAAACCTCCCAAATGGTCATGGAACGAATCATGTCACAATCC CAGGAGGTATCTCCACGAACCTCAGGGAGACTCTCTCATAGCAGTGGCCCTCTTAACGGAACCCAAAGTTGTGGCTCCTTAACCGATAGTCCTCCTGTTTCTCCTTCTGAAATCGACGATATCAAG TACACCCGCGCCAACAACATCGCCAGCAGTTTAAGTCTTAATTTCAGAACCACCGCGACCGCCGCCGCGCCTGGCGGCGGGAAGACGGTGGGGAGGTGGCTCAAGGAcaggaaggagaagaagaaagaggagaCCAGGGCGCACAATGCTCAGCTCCACGCGGCGGTGTCGGTGGCCGGAGTTGCTGCGGCGATAGCCGCGATTGCTGCAGCCACCGCCGCCACGTCCGGGGCTGGTAAGGATGAGCAGATGGCGAAGACCGACATGGCGGTGGCGTCGGCAGCGACGCTGGTGGCGGCGCAGTGCGTGGAGGCGGCGGAGGCTTTGGGGGCGGAGCGTGAGCACCTTGCGTCGGTGGTTAGCTCCTCCGTGAATGTGAGATCCGCCGGTGACATTATGACTCTGACTGCTGCGGCTGCCACAG CTTTGCGTGGGGCTGCGACATTGAAAGCGAGGGCCCTGAAGGAAGTGTGGAATATTGCAGCAGTGATTCCTGTGGAGAAAAATTTGGCAGTAGCTGGTGGacataataacaacaataacgcAAGTAATGGAAATTCTAAGAGTAGCTTCAGCGGTGAACTTGTCCCTGAAGAAAATTTCTTGGGTATATGCAGTAGAGAATTATTAGCCAGAGGTTGTGAACTCCTCAAACGCACACGCAAAG GTGATCTTCATTGGAAGGTTGTATCTGTGTATGTAAACAGGATGAATCAg gtTATATTGAAAATGAAGAGCAGGCACGTTGCTGGGACcatcacaaaaaagaaaaaga ATGTGGTGCTTGAAGTGATCAAAGATGTACCTGCTTGGCCTGGTCGCCACTTGCTTGAAGGTGGTGAGGATCGCCGCTACTTTGGGTTGAAAACAGTGATGCGTGGTCTTGTGGAATTTGAGTGCAGAAATCAGAGAGAATATGATGTGTGGACTCAAGGTGTTTCAAGGCTTCTCTCTATTGCCGCAGAAAAGAACAACAAAAACAGAATTTGA
- the LOC100815538 gene encoding VAN3-binding protein isoform X1, producing MDKAQTEPWRPDPFHSGIFRPPETPREPMEFLSRSWSVSAHEVSKALSPALSKVTLSNGTAAVVAIPEDIAGEAEESSATVSGNPFSFASSETSQMVMERIMSQSVSLPSKHSIIQEVSPRTSGRLSHSSGPLNGTQSCGSLTDSPPVSPSEIDDIKYTRANNIASSLSLNFRTTATAAAPGGGKTVGRWLKDRKEKKKEETRAHNAQLHAAVSVAGVAAAIAAIAAATAATSGAGKDEQMAKTDMAVASAATLVAAQCVEAAEALGAEREHLASVVSSSVNVRSAGDIMTLTAAAATALRGAATLKARALKEVWNIAAVIPVEKNLAVAGGHNNNNNASNGNSKSSFSGELVPEENFLGICSRELLARGCELLKRTRKGDLHWKVVSVYVNRMNQVILKMKSRHVAGTITKKKKNVVLEVIKDVPAWPGRHLLEGGEDRRYFGLKTVMRGLVEFECRNQREYDVWTQGVSRLLSIAAEKNNKNRI from the exons ATGGACAAAGCCCAAACCGAACCCTGGCGACCCGACCCGTTTCACTCCGGCATTTTCCGGCCGCCGGAGACGCCGCGCGAGCCCATGGAGTTCCTCTCCCGTTCCTGGAGCGTCTCCGCTCACGAAGTCTCCAAAGCTCTCTCTCCGGCGCTCTCTAAAGTCACCCTCTCCAATGGCACCGCTGCCGTCGTCGCCATACCGGAAGACATCGCAGGCGAAGCAGAAGAATCCTCCGCCACCGTCTCCGGGAACCCCTTTTCCTTCGCCTCCTCCGAAACCTCCCAAATGGTCATGGAACGAATCATGTCACAATCCGTGAGCCTTCCTTCCAAACACAGCATCata CAGGAGGTATCTCCACGAACCTCAGGGAGACTCTCTCATAGCAGTGGCCCTCTTAACGGAACCCAAAGTTGTGGCTCCTTAACCGATAGTCCTCCTGTTTCTCCTTCTGAAATCGACGATATCAAG TACACCCGCGCCAACAACATCGCCAGCAGTTTAAGTCTTAATTTCAGAACCACCGCGACCGCCGCCGCGCCTGGCGGCGGGAAGACGGTGGGGAGGTGGCTCAAGGAcaggaaggagaagaagaaagaggagaCCAGGGCGCACAATGCTCAGCTCCACGCGGCGGTGTCGGTGGCCGGAGTTGCTGCGGCGATAGCCGCGATTGCTGCAGCCACCGCCGCCACGTCCGGGGCTGGTAAGGATGAGCAGATGGCGAAGACCGACATGGCGGTGGCGTCGGCAGCGACGCTGGTGGCGGCGCAGTGCGTGGAGGCGGCGGAGGCTTTGGGGGCGGAGCGTGAGCACCTTGCGTCGGTGGTTAGCTCCTCCGTGAATGTGAGATCCGCCGGTGACATTATGACTCTGACTGCTGCGGCTGCCACAG CTTTGCGTGGGGCTGCGACATTGAAAGCGAGGGCCCTGAAGGAAGTGTGGAATATTGCAGCAGTGATTCCTGTGGAGAAAAATTTGGCAGTAGCTGGTGGacataataacaacaataacgcAAGTAATGGAAATTCTAAGAGTAGCTTCAGCGGTGAACTTGTCCCTGAAGAAAATTTCTTGGGTATATGCAGTAGAGAATTATTAGCCAGAGGTTGTGAACTCCTCAAACGCACACGCAAAG GTGATCTTCATTGGAAGGTTGTATCTGTGTATGTAAACAGGATGAATCAg gtTATATTGAAAATGAAGAGCAGGCACGTTGCTGGGACcatcacaaaaaagaaaaaga ATGTGGTGCTTGAAGTGATCAAAGATGTACCTGCTTGGCCTGGTCGCCACTTGCTTGAAGGTGGTGAGGATCGCCGCTACTTTGGGTTGAAAACAGTGATGCGTGGTCTTGTGGAATTTGAGTGCAGAAATCAGAGAGAATATGATGTGTGGACTCAAGGTGTTTCAAGGCTTCTCTCTATTGCCGCAGAAAAGAACAACAAAAACAGAATTTGA
- the LOC100815538 gene encoding VAN3-binding protein isoform X3 — translation MDKAQTEPWRPDPFHSGIFRPPETPREPMEFLSRSWSVSAHEVSKALSPALSKVTLSNGTAAVVAIPEDIAGEAEESSATVSGNPFSFASSETSQMVMERIMSQSEVSPRTSGRLSHSSGPLNGTQSCGSLTDSPPVSPSEIDDIKYTRANNIASSLSLNFRTTATAAAPGGGKTVGRWLKDRKEKKKEETRAHNAQLHAAVSVAGVAAAIAAIAAATAATSGAGKDEQMAKTDMAVASAATLVAAQCVEAAEALGAEREHLASVVSSSVNVRSAGDIMTLTAAAATALRGAATLKARALKEVWNIAAVIPVEKNLAVAGGHNNNNNASNGNSKSSFSGELVPEENFLGICSRELLARGCELLKRTRKGDLHWKVVSVYVNRMNQVILKMKSRHVAGTITKKKKNVVLEVIKDVPAWPGRHLLEGGEDRRYFGLKTVMRGLVEFECRNQREYDVWTQGVSRLLSIAAEKNNKNRI, via the exons ATGGACAAAGCCCAAACCGAACCCTGGCGACCCGACCCGTTTCACTCCGGCATTTTCCGGCCGCCGGAGACGCCGCGCGAGCCCATGGAGTTCCTCTCCCGTTCCTGGAGCGTCTCCGCTCACGAAGTCTCCAAAGCTCTCTCTCCGGCGCTCTCTAAAGTCACCCTCTCCAATGGCACCGCTGCCGTCGTCGCCATACCGGAAGACATCGCAGGCGAAGCAGAAGAATCCTCCGCCACCGTCTCCGGGAACCCCTTTTCCTTCGCCTCCTCCGAAACCTCCCAAATGGTCATGGAACGAATCATGTCACAATCC GAGGTATCTCCACGAACCTCAGGGAGACTCTCTCATAGCAGTGGCCCTCTTAACGGAACCCAAAGTTGTGGCTCCTTAACCGATAGTCCTCCTGTTTCTCCTTCTGAAATCGACGATATCAAG TACACCCGCGCCAACAACATCGCCAGCAGTTTAAGTCTTAATTTCAGAACCACCGCGACCGCCGCCGCGCCTGGCGGCGGGAAGACGGTGGGGAGGTGGCTCAAGGAcaggaaggagaagaagaaagaggagaCCAGGGCGCACAATGCTCAGCTCCACGCGGCGGTGTCGGTGGCCGGAGTTGCTGCGGCGATAGCCGCGATTGCTGCAGCCACCGCCGCCACGTCCGGGGCTGGTAAGGATGAGCAGATGGCGAAGACCGACATGGCGGTGGCGTCGGCAGCGACGCTGGTGGCGGCGCAGTGCGTGGAGGCGGCGGAGGCTTTGGGGGCGGAGCGTGAGCACCTTGCGTCGGTGGTTAGCTCCTCCGTGAATGTGAGATCCGCCGGTGACATTATGACTCTGACTGCTGCGGCTGCCACAG CTTTGCGTGGGGCTGCGACATTGAAAGCGAGGGCCCTGAAGGAAGTGTGGAATATTGCAGCAGTGATTCCTGTGGAGAAAAATTTGGCAGTAGCTGGTGGacataataacaacaataacgcAAGTAATGGAAATTCTAAGAGTAGCTTCAGCGGTGAACTTGTCCCTGAAGAAAATTTCTTGGGTATATGCAGTAGAGAATTATTAGCCAGAGGTTGTGAACTCCTCAAACGCACACGCAAAG GTGATCTTCATTGGAAGGTTGTATCTGTGTATGTAAACAGGATGAATCAg gtTATATTGAAAATGAAGAGCAGGCACGTTGCTGGGACcatcacaaaaaagaaaaaga ATGTGGTGCTTGAAGTGATCAAAGATGTACCTGCTTGGCCTGGTCGCCACTTGCTTGAAGGTGGTGAGGATCGCCGCTACTTTGGGTTGAAAACAGTGATGCGTGGTCTTGTGGAATTTGAGTGCAGAAATCAGAGAGAATATGATGTGTGGACTCAAGGTGTTTCAAGGCTTCTCTCTATTGCCGCAGAAAAGAACAACAAAAACAGAATTTGA